ATTTAGGACGGTCACCGCTAAAATAGCGATCGCCGACTTTCTGTTTGTTATCTGCAAACAGTTAAGTTGGTGGTCGCTATTTTTTAGTAACCGAATACAAATTAATCGTTTCTATTTTAGATTTAGACTTGACTTAGAATGATTATCATTTAGAATAAAGGTTGCAGGCAATTAAATTTTAGGAGGCTACCATATTTTGTCATTAGTTGGAAAAAAAGTTGGCGAATTTAACGCACATGCATATCGGCAAGGTGAGTTTGTTGACGTTTCAGATAAAGATTTACTCGGTCATTGGAGTATTATCATGTTTTATCCAGCGGATTTCTCATTTGTTTGTCCGACTGAATTAGAAGATCTTCAAGATAATTACGCACAGTTACAATCATTGGGTGTTGAAGTTTATTCCGTTTCCGCGGATACACACTTTGTACATAAAGCGTGGCACGATGATTCCGAAGCAGTTGGTAAAGTCGAATACACTATGATCGGCGATCCATCACAGAAAATCATCCGCTTATTCGATGTTTTAGATGAAGAACAAGGCCTTGCTCAACGGGGGACGTTCATTCTTGATCCTGAAGGTGTCGTTCAAGCCATGGAGATCAACGCTGATGGTATCGGCCGTAACGCTGGTGAATATTTGAATCGGATCAAGGCTGGCCAATATGTGGCCGCGCATCCGGGTGAAGTTTGCCCAGCTAAGTGGAAAGAAGACGAAGCCACACTGACGCCTGGCTTGGATCTTGTCGGTAAAATTTAGCGTCGTTAGCTGAAAGAAGTTGCTTTGTTAATTACGTTTTAGAGTAAAGCATGTTAAAAGGCCGCGAGTTCGGCCTTTTTCGATAGAAGTAAATCTTCAAGGAGGTTTTACAGCGATGGCAATTGATGCAACAGTTAAGCAACAACTGGTTGGTTACTTAAAATTATTAGAGCATGATGTGGTGATCACCACCGATCTAGGGACCGATCAGCGTTCGCAAAAAGTCAGTGACTTTGTAAATGAAGTCGCAGCGTTGACGCCACGGATCACCGTTGTCAGTGGCAAACTAAAACGACAACCAAGTTTTGCGCTTGATCAAGCGGGTCAAGCTAGCAGCGGGATTGAATTTGCTGGGGTACCATTAGGACACGAATTCACGTCATTTGTGCTGGCGTTACTTCAGGTTTCCGGTCACGCACCAAAAATTAGTGCGGCGACGAAACAGCGGATCACCGCTATTAACACGGATTTACATTTTGAAACTTTTGCCAGTCTAAGCTGCCATAATTGTCCCGATGTGGTACAAGCGCTGAATATTATGAGCGTGCTCAATCCACACGTCAGTCATACGATGATCGAAGGTGGCATGTATCAGGATGAAGCCACGGAAAAGAATATCTTGGCTGTGCCGACGGTCTTTTTAAATGGTGAAGAATGGCATAATGGCCGAGCAACGTTGGAAGAACTAGTTGATAAAGCTGCTGGCGCTGCACCGCAGCATGTTGCTAGTGATTGGACTGACCAACAATTTGATGTCGTGATCGTTGGTGCTGGCCCAGCAGCTGGCAGTGCAGCAATTTATGCCGCACGTAAAGGGATCTCGACAGCAATTGTAGCCGATCATTTTGGCGGCCAACCACTGGATACGTTGGGTATCGAAAACTTAGCTGGTACCGACTATGTTGAAGGTGAGCAGCTGATGGCCAATATTCAAGCGCAAGTTGAAAAGTACGGCGTCAAAGTACTGACAGGCCAACGGGTTGAACAGATCGTCAAAAATGATGTGGTCGAATTGACTTTAGCCGCTGGCGATGTGCTTAAAGCTAAAACAGCGATCATCGCAACTGGTGCGCAATGGAAGACTATTGGCGTTCCCGGCGAAGCTGAATTTAAAAACAAAGGCGTCGCCTACTGCCCACATTGTGATGGTCCATTATATGCCGGTAAAGAGGTTGCCGTGATCGGCGGCGGTAATTCTGGCATTGAGGCAGCCATTGATTTGGCTGGCATTTGTCAGCATGTGACCGTGCTTGAATTTGCACCTGAACTAGGCGCGGATAGCGTTTTGCAGGCTAAAGCCAATGCGGCAACTAACATTACGCTGCTCACCAACGCCGCCACCAAAGAAATCACTGGTGCGGGCCGGGTTAACGGTCTAACTTATACGGATCGTGCCACCCAAACGGAACATCATTTGGATCTAGAAGGGGTCTTCGTGCAAATTGGGTTAGTACCAAATACGGACTGGGTCACTGCGCCGATCGAAGTCAACGCGCATCATGAAATCGTTACGGATGCACGCCAAGCAACCAATGTTGACGGTATTTTTGCCGCCGGCGACTGCACTGATTCGGCTTACAAGCAGATCATCATTGCGATGGGCGCCGGTGCAACCGCAGCCTTAAGCGCTTTTGACTATTTGGTTAGAACCAGCGTTAAAGCTGAAAAAGTCATGGCGTAATTGCTAAAAATCACTTGGTAGTGCAACTGACTACCAAGTGATTTTTTTAATAGCGCAATGTCAAATGGTGATCCGGCAAATTATGATCACCATTTAATGTGCCTAAGGGGCCGCTTAACTGTGAATCATGGGCCGCCAATTTGTAGCCTGACGTTTGCTTCAGTTTCGCTAATTGTGGGGCCGTCATAAAGTCATTGCCGGTTTCGAAGCGCCAATTGGCATTGATCAAGAAATTAATTTCGACATTTGCTTGCTGCTTAGTTAGCCTATGATTGGCGTTGATGTGCTGCGCTACCATGTTGTCATTCATTTGCTGGAACAACTTTTTCAAGTGGCGTTGATAGTGAACCAATGACGGCTGCTGGCGCTGTTTGGCGGTCAGGTAAGGCGTCAGCTTGAGTTGCCGTGTTTGGTAGTGTAGTTGGTGTGGCGTCGATGTTACCACGCCATAACTGGCCGGAGTCATAGAAAAGCTACCGCTAACGATCTCAATTGTGGCGTGCTTTTGCTTCGGCGCAGCCATAATATCTTGCGCGTGAATGTGGCCAGAAAATAAGACTGGCACATGATACCGATTCAGGATGTGCCGCAACGCAGCGGCATTATCCAGGACCCAACCTTGCTTCATCATTGAATGGGCATAAAGATTGTGGTGTGTGAACACCAGCGTTTGCTGGCCAGCGGCTTTAGCGCTATGTAGTTGACCTTCGAGCCACAGCAGCGTACTCTGTTTCAATTTTCCACCCGTATTCGGCGCGTCAGTTGAGGTGTGGGTTGGATAAGTATTATCGTCCAACAATAATAGCCGGTAACGTTTATTCAAATTAACCGCGTAGCTCAGTGAATCATTATCGACGGCGCAAGCATTTTGATAACCGTCAGCAAAAATCTGGCGCCAAGCGCTGGGACTGATCTGGGGAGTGGGGCTTTGCTGCTTGCCGGAAAATTTGCGCGCCCAACCGCCATTAATATCATGATTACCGGGGATGATCAGCAGGTGAATGCCAGCTTTTTGCAGTGGCCGCAGCCGGCGGGCTAAACTTTTTGCACTGGCTAATTCACCGTTAAACGTTACGTCGCCAGTGATGATCACTGCCGTTGGCCGCTTTTTTAAAGCCGTTTGGACTAAGGCATGCAAGGCAACTGGCTGGTCGGTCAAGTCTTTGCCAGCTGCGGTCTGGGTGATCTGCTTAAAAGCCGCCTGCTGGTCGTGTAAGCTGGGCGCAATAAAATGTGGGTCCGACAGCACCCAAAAACTCGGCTTAGTATTGTTAGTTAAATCGTGGTCAGCGGCTTGTGTGGTTGTTAAACCTAAAGCCAACAAGCAGCCTGTGATCAACATAGTTAAAATAATCGTTGCCCGGCGCACGGCCGTCACCTCCTTGCGTTTATTGTAGAAAATTAACTGGCTAAACACAAATGCCGCTATTGCCTAAGCTAAATTATTATTCTACACTTAGTGTTATTAACTTTAATGAAAGACCGTGAGCAAATGCAAAAAGTCGGCATTATTGGTGGCTTAGGCCCGGAAGCAACGATGATGTATTATCGCGCAATTATTAGTCAGTTTCAACAACATCAAGGCAATCAAACGACATTACCAGAATTAATGATCAACAGTGTGAATATGTACCAAATGTTT
This is a stretch of genomic DNA from Loigolactobacillus coryniformis subsp. coryniformis KCTC 3167 = DSM 20001. It encodes these proteins:
- the ahpF gene encoding alkyl hydroperoxide reductase subunit F, with the protein product MAIDATVKQQLVGYLKLLEHDVVITTDLGTDQRSQKVSDFVNEVAALTPRITVVSGKLKRQPSFALDQAGQASSGIEFAGVPLGHEFTSFVLALLQVSGHAPKISAATKQRITAINTDLHFETFASLSCHNCPDVVQALNIMSVLNPHVSHTMIEGGMYQDEATEKNILAVPTVFLNGEEWHNGRATLEELVDKAAGAAPQHVASDWTDQQFDVVIVGAGPAAGSAAIYAARKGISTAIVADHFGGQPLDTLGIENLAGTDYVEGEQLMANIQAQVEKYGVKVLTGQRVEQIVKNDVVELTLAAGDVLKAKTAIIATGAQWKTIGVPGEAEFKNKGVAYCPHCDGPLYAGKEVAVIGGGNSGIEAAIDLAGICQHVTVLEFAPELGADSVLQAKANAATNITLLTNAATKEITGAGRVNGLTYTDRATQTEHHLDLEGVFVQIGLVPNTDWVTAPIEVNAHHEIVTDARQATNVDGIFAAGDCTDSAYKQIIIAMGAGATAALSAFDYLVRTSVKAEKVMA
- a CDS encoding metallophosphoesterase, whose protein sequence is MRRATIILTMLITGCLLALGLTTTQAADHDLTNNTKPSFWVLSDPHFIAPSLHDQQAAFKQITQTAAGKDLTDQPVALHALVQTALKKRPTAVIITGDVTFNGELASAKSLARRLRPLQKAGIHLLIIPGNHDINGGWARKFSGKQQSPTPQISPSAWRQIFADGYQNACAVDNDSLSYAVNLNKRYRLLLLDDNTYPTHTSTDAPNTGGKLKQSTLLWLEGQLHSAKAAGQQTLVFTHHNLYAHSMMKQGWVLDNAAALRHILNRYHVPVLFSGHIHAQDIMAAPKQKHATIEIVSGSFSMTPASYGVVTSTPHQLHYQTRQLKLTPYLTAKQRQQPSLVHYQRHLKKLFQQMNDNMVAQHINANHRLTKQQANVEINFLINANWRFETGNDFMTAPQLAKLKQTSGYKLAAHDSQLSGPLGTLNGDHNLPDHHLTLRY
- the ahpC gene encoding alkyl hydroperoxide reductase subunit C — encoded protein: MSLVGKKVGEFNAHAYRQGEFVDVSDKDLLGHWSIIMFYPADFSFVCPTELEDLQDNYAQLQSLGVEVYSVSADTHFVHKAWHDDSEAVGKVEYTMIGDPSQKIIRLFDVLDEEQGLAQRGTFILDPEGVVQAMEINADGIGRNAGEYLNRIKAGQYVAAHPGEVCPAKWKEDEATLTPGLDLVGKI